In a single window of the Bos taurus isolate L1 Dominette 01449 registration number 42190680 breed Hereford chromosome 23, ARS-UCD2.0, whole genome shotgun sequence genome:
- the RPS4Y1 gene encoding 40S ribosomal protein S4 isoform X1, with translation MARGPKKHLKRVAAPKHWMLDKLTGVFAPRPSTGPHKLRECLPLIIFLRNRLKYALTGDEVKKICMQRFIKIDGKVRTDVTYPAGFMDVISIDKIGENFRLIYDTKGRFAVHRITPEEAKYKLCKVRKIFVGTKGIPHLVTHDARTIRYPDPLIKVNDTIQIDLETGKITDFIKFDTGNLCMVTGGANLGRIGVITNRERHPGSFDVVHVKDANGNSFATRLSNIFVIGKGNKPWISLPRGKGIRLTIAEERDKRLAAKQSSG, from the coding sequence ATGGCTCGGGGTCCCAAGAAGCACCTGAAGCGTGTAGCAGCTCCAAAGCACTGGATGCTGGATAAGCTGACCGGCGTGTTTGCCCCTCGTCCATCTACTGGTCCCCACAAGCTGAGGGAATGTCTCCCTCTAATCATTTTCCTAAGAAACCGACTTAAGTATGCCCTAACAGGAGATGAAGTGAAGAAGATTTGCATGCAGCGTTTCATTAAGATCGATGGCAAAGTCCGCACCGATGTAACCTACCCTGCTGGTTTTATGGATGTCATCAGCATTGATAAGATTGGAGAGAATTTTCGTTTGATCTATGACACCAAGGGTCGCTTTGCTGTTCATCGTATTACACCTGAGGAGGCCAAGTATAAGTTGTGCAAAGTGAGAAAGATCTTCGTGGGAACAAAAGGAATCCCTCATCTGGTAACCCATGATGCTCGCACCATCCGTTACCCTGATCCCCTCATCAAGGTGAATGACACCATTCAGATTGATCTGGAGACCGGCAAGATTACTGATTTCATCAAGTTCGACACTGGTAACCTGTGCATGGTGACTGGTGGTGCTAACCTGGGAAGAATTGGCGTGATTACCAACCGGGAGAGACATCCAGGTTCTTTTGATGTAGTTCATGTGAAAGATGCCAATGGCAACAGCTTTGCCACCCGGCTTTCCAACATTTTCGTTATTGGCAAAGGCAACAAGCCATGGATCTCTCTTCCCCGTGGAAAGGGTATTCGCCTTACCATTGCTGAGGAGAGAGACAAGAGGCTGGCAGCCAAACAGAGCAGTGGATAA